One Citrobacter amalonaticus genomic window carries:
- a CDS encoding ABC transporter permease has product MIQRLLKHREALLAAVILLMIAAIGSRVPSFVSPGNLAEIFNDTSILIILALGQMMVLLTKGIDLSMAANLALTGMIVALLNFQHPEIPVWALMLLATVCGLVMGMINGLLVWKLGIPAIVVTLGTMSIYRGIIFLLSNGGWINSHQMSDSFLALPRFALLGLPVLSWCAIAAVIVVSYFLRYSRTGRALYTAGGNATAAYYTGINAGKMQFVSFCLSGALAGFCGYLWISRFAVAYVDVANGFELQVVAACVIGGISTMGGIGRVLGCLCGALFLGVINNALPVIGISPFWQMAISGAVIVIAVLLNERSNKHRGRLILRNAALARQKQAVNS; this is encoded by the coding sequence ATGATTCAGCGTCTGCTCAAACATCGCGAAGCCCTGCTGGCAGCAGTCATCCTCCTGATGATCGCCGCCATCGGCAGTCGCGTCCCGTCGTTTGTCTCTCCCGGCAACCTGGCCGAGATCTTCAATGACACCTCGATTCTGATCATCCTCGCGCTCGGGCAAATGATGGTGCTGCTGACCAAAGGTATCGACCTGTCGATGGCCGCTAATCTGGCGCTCACCGGGATGATCGTCGCCCTGCTCAACTTCCAGCATCCTGAGATCCCCGTCTGGGCGTTGATGTTACTGGCAACCGTCTGCGGTCTGGTGATGGGAATGATCAACGGTCTGCTGGTCTGGAAGTTAGGCATTCCGGCGATTGTGGTCACGCTCGGCACCATGAGCATTTATCGCGGCATTATCTTTTTGCTGTCGAATGGCGGCTGGATTAACTCGCATCAGATGAGCGACAGCTTCCTCGCCCTTCCTCGTTTTGCACTGCTTGGCCTGCCGGTACTGAGCTGGTGCGCCATCGCCGCCGTTATCGTGGTGAGCTACTTCCTGCGCTACAGCCGCACAGGGCGGGCGCTGTACACCGCAGGCGGGAATGCCACTGCGGCGTATTACACCGGAATCAACGCCGGGAAAATGCAGTTCGTCAGCTTCTGCCTGTCGGGCGCCCTCGCCGGTTTCTGCGGCTACCTGTGGATTTCCCGATTCGCTGTTGCCTATGTCGATGTAGCTAACGGTTTTGAGTTACAGGTTGTGGCAGCCTGTGTGATTGGGGGTATCAGTACGATGGGAGGAATCGGTCGCGTTCTCGGCTGCCTGTGTGGCGCATTGTTCCTTGGCGTGATCAATAACGCATTGCCCGTCATTGGCATCTCACCCTTCTGGCAGATGGCTATTTCCGGCGCAGTGATCGTGATTGCCGTTCTGCTCAACGAACGCAGCAATAAACACAGAGGCCGCTTAATTCTGCGCAACGCGGCGCTGGCGCGGCAAAAACAGGCGGTGAACTCATGA
- the rhaM gene encoding L-rhamnose mutarotase, with amino-acid sequence MIRKAFVMQVNADAHEEYQRRHNPIWPELEAVLKAHGAHHYAIYLDAPRNLLFATIEIESEERWNAVANTDVCQRWWKHMRDVMPANPDNSPVSAELKEVFYLE; translated from the coding sequence ATGATCCGCAAAGCGTTCGTGATGCAGGTGAATGCCGACGCGCATGAGGAGTATCAGCGTCGTCATAATCCCATCTGGCCGGAGCTGGAAGCCGTGCTGAAAGCGCACGGCGCGCATCATTACGCGATCTATCTCGATGCGCCGCGCAATTTGCTGTTTGCGACCATAGAGATTGAGTCCGAAGAACGCTGGAACGCCGTTGCCAACACTGACGTTTGTCAGCGCTGGTGGAAGCATATGCGCGACGTCATGCCCGCGAATCCGGATAACAGCCCGGTGAGCGCAGAGCTGAAAGAAGTGTTTTATCTGGAGTAA
- a CDS encoding PTS sugar transporter subunit IIA — MTIKELLVEADAIQVGVAENDWQKVIQLAARPLVAKGYISAEYSQAVIDNTLSHGAYYVFDEGVAIPHARPECGVKRNCFSMVLLDKPIQFADSEAADIVIMFGAQDSNAHIEEGIRAIVALLDNDERMAKLRAARSREEVVALL, encoded by the coding sequence ATGACGATAAAAGAATTACTGGTCGAGGCCGATGCGATTCAGGTTGGCGTCGCGGAAAACGACTGGCAGAAGGTGATTCAACTGGCGGCCAGACCACTGGTCGCAAAAGGGTATATTTCAGCGGAATACAGTCAGGCGGTTATCGACAATACCCTCAGTCATGGGGCGTATTATGTATTTGATGAAGGTGTTGCGATCCCCCATGCCCGTCCAGAATGCGGCGTGAAGCGTAACTGTTTTAGCATGGTGCTGTTGGATAAACCCATTCAGTTTGCCGACAGTGAAGCCGCCGACATTGTCATTATGTTTGGCGCGCAGGACAGTAATGCGCATATTGAAGAGGGCATCCGCGCCATCGTCGCCTTACTCGATAACGATGAACGCATGGCGAAGTTGCGGGCAGCACGTTCCCGGGAAGAGGTGGTCGCGTTGCTATGA
- a CDS encoding carbohydrate porin gives MRKSTLALAIGLLLIANNGFAKTQKMTLEQRLEQLEARLEAAENRAAKAEGLVQQLQTQQATEIREIKAAQGNTPVNGQTPPEETKKNAATPNLLLSGYGDLKIYGDVEFNMDAESNHGLLAMTNANVDHDPTNEQWNINGRILLGFDGTRKLDDGYYAGFSAQPLGDMSGTVNIDDAVFFFGKENDWKVKVGRFEAYDMFPLNQDTFVEHSGNTANDLYDDGSGYIYMMKEGRGRSDAGGNFLVSKQVDNWYFELNTLLEEGTSLYNDDEFHGRKMDQQKNVAYLRPVISWSQDAFSVAAAMESNVVNNAYGYTNSNGKFVDQSDRTGYGMTMTWNGLKTDPENGIVVNLNTAYLDASNENDFTAGLNALWKRFELGYIYAHNKIDDFEGVVCDDGCWINNEGTYDIHTIHASYQFANVMNMQNFNIYLGAYYSILDSDGDNVNGDDSDNRYGGRVRFKYYF, from the coding sequence ATGAGGAAATCGACGCTGGCTTTAGCAATAGGTCTGTTATTAATCGCTAATAATGGTTTTGCTAAAACGCAAAAAATGACTCTGGAACAACGGCTCGAACAACTGGAAGCACGACTGGAGGCCGCAGAAAATCGGGCGGCGAAGGCGGAAGGCCTGGTCCAGCAATTACAGACCCAACAGGCAACCGAAATCCGTGAAATTAAGGCGGCGCAGGGCAACACGCCAGTTAACGGCCAGACCCCTCCTGAGGAGACAAAAAAGAATGCCGCGACACCGAATCTGCTGCTTTCCGGTTATGGCGATCTGAAAATCTATGGTGATGTTGAATTCAACATGGATGCGGAAAGTAATCATGGCCTGCTGGCAATGACCAATGCCAATGTTGACCATGATCCGACTAACGAACAGTGGAATATCAATGGCCGAATTTTGCTGGGCTTTGATGGCACACGTAAGCTGGATGATGGTTATTATGCCGGATTCTCCGCCCAACCGCTGGGTGATATGTCCGGTACGGTGAATATCGATGATGCCGTCTTCTTCTTTGGTAAAGAAAATGACTGGAAAGTGAAAGTGGGACGCTTCGAAGCCTACGACATGTTCCCACTGAATCAGGATACCTTTGTAGAGCATTCGGGGAATACCGCCAACGATCTGTATGACGACGGCAGCGGTTATATCTACATGATGAAAGAAGGCCGCGGTCGTTCTGATGCCGGCGGCAACTTCCTCGTCAGCAAGCAGGTGGATAACTGGTACTTCGAGTTAAACACGCTGCTGGAAGAAGGAACTTCACTCTATAACGATGACGAATTCCACGGTCGGAAAATGGATCAACAGAAAAACGTTGCCTATTTGCGTCCGGTTATTTCATGGTCGCAGGATGCGTTCTCTGTCGCTGCCGCGATGGAATCGAACGTCGTCAATAACGCCTATGGCTACACCAACTCAAACGGCAAATTTGTCGATCAGTCGGACCGTACCGGTTACGGTATGACGATGACATGGAATGGTTTAAAGACCGATCCGGAGAATGGCATCGTGGTAAACCTGAATACTGCTTATCTTGATGCCAGTAATGAAAACGATTTTACCGCCGGCCTGAACGCGCTGTGGAAACGTTTTGAATTAGGTTATATCTACGCGCATAACAAGATTGATGACTTCGAAGGGGTGGTGTGTGATGACGGCTGCTGGATTAATAATGAAGGCACCTATGACATTCATACTATTCACGCTTCGTATCAGTTCGCTAACGTGATGAATATGCAAAACTTCAATATTTACCTTGGCGCATATTACTCAATTCTGGATAGCGACGGAGATAACGTGAACGGCGACGATTCTGATAATCGTTATGGTGGTCGCGTTCGCTTTAAATATTATTTCTAA
- a CDS encoding AzlD domain-containing protein — translation MGNMTLFIVGIALLSAGTYLMRLGGAKLGSRLALSERAQALLSDAATVLLFSVALATTFYEGEHFAGMARVLGVAFAVFLAWRKMPLIVVIVAAAVVTALLRMVGIH, via the coding sequence ATGGGCAACATGACGCTGTTTATCGTCGGTATCGCTCTTTTATCGGCAGGCACCTATTTAATGCGCCTCGGCGGCGCAAAGCTGGGCAGCCGCCTGGCGCTTTCTGAACGCGCTCAGGCGCTGTTATCCGACGCCGCCACAGTACTGCTATTTTCCGTCGCTCTGGCCACCACCTTTTATGAAGGCGAGCACTTTGCTGGCATGGCGCGCGTCCTCGGCGTGGCATTCGCGGTCTTTCTTGCCTGGCGTAAGATGCCATTGATTGTGGTGATCGTCGCCGCAGCCGTGGTGACCGCGCTGCTGCGAATGGTGGGGATACACTAA
- the fucO gene encoding lactaldehyde reductase: MSFMLALPKISLHGAGAIGDMVNLVANKQWGKALIVTDGQLVKLGLLDSLFAALDEHNMSYHLFDEVFPNPTEALVQKGYAAYQDANCDYLIAFGGGSPIDTAKAVKILTANPGPSTAYSGVGKVKNPGVPLVAINTTAGTAAEMTSNAVIIDSGRQVKEVIIDPNIIPDIAVDDASVMLEIPASVTAATGMDALTHAVEAYVSVGAHPLTDANALEAIRLINLWLPKAVDEGHNLEAREQMAFGQYLAGMAFNSAGLGLVHALAHQPGATHNLPHGVCNAILLPIIENFNRPNAVARFARIAQAMGVDTRGMSDEAASMEAINAIRALSKRVGIPAGFSQLGVTKEDIEGWLDKALADPCAPCNPRTASRDEVRELYLEAL; this comes from the coding sequence ATGAGCTTTATGCTGGCACTTCCGAAAATCAGTCTGCACGGCGCAGGCGCGATTGGCGATATGGTGAACCTCGTTGCGAACAAACAATGGGGAAAAGCGCTGATCGTCACCGACGGTCAACTGGTTAAGCTGGGCCTGCTCGACAGTCTGTTTGCGGCGCTGGATGAGCACAACATGTCGTACCATCTGTTCGATGAGGTGTTCCCGAACCCGACCGAAGCGTTGGTGCAAAAAGGCTACGCGGCTTATCAGGACGCGAACTGTGATTACCTCATCGCCTTTGGCGGCGGCAGCCCGATCGATACCGCTAAAGCCGTGAAAATCCTCACTGCGAACCCGGGGCCTTCCACCGCCTACTCCGGCGTGGGGAAAGTGAAAAACCCAGGCGTGCCGCTGGTTGCCATCAACACCACTGCCGGAACCGCCGCCGAGATGACCAGTAACGCAGTGATCATCGACTCCGGACGTCAGGTGAAAGAGGTCATCATCGATCCGAACATTATCCCGGACATCGCCGTGGACGATGCCAGCGTGATGCTGGAAATCCCGGCCTCCGTGACGGCAGCAACCGGTATGGATGCGCTGACCCACGCGGTGGAAGCGTATGTTTCTGTTGGCGCGCATCCGCTGACCGACGCCAATGCGCTGGAAGCGATTCGCCTGATTAACCTGTGGCTGCCGAAAGCGGTCGATGAGGGTCACAACCTGGAAGCGCGCGAGCAAATGGCGTTTGGTCAGTATCTGGCGGGGATGGCGTTCAACAGCGCCGGTCTGGGGCTGGTTCACGCCCTGGCGCACCAGCCGGGCGCCACGCATAACCTGCCGCACGGCGTTTGTAACGCCATCCTGCTGCCGATTATCGAAAACTTTAACCGCCCGAACGCGGTAGCGCGTTTTGCCCGCATCGCGCAGGCGATGGGTGTCGATACCCGTGGTATGAGCGATGAAGCAGCAAGTATGGAAGCGATCAACGCCATCCGCGCGCTAAGCAAACGTGTCGGTATTCCGGCAGGTTTCAGCCAGCTTGGCGTCACCAAAGAGGATATCGAAGGCTGGCTGGACAAAGCGCTGGCTGATCCTTGCGCACCGTGTAACCCGCGTACGGCCAGCCGTGACGAAGTGCGCGAGTTGTATCTGGAGGCGTTATGA
- a CDS encoding ABC transporter permease: protein MSKVMTSEAIERAPDTRAVWQRLLCWEGFLFAVTLAVFIVNALASPYFLNIWNLSDATFNFTEKAIIVLPMAMLIIAREIDLSVASTLALSSTAMGFCAAAGMDTPLLVCVGLGTGLLCGLLNGILVTRFNLSSIVITIGTMSLYRGITYILLGDQALNAYPESFAWFGQGYVWGALSFEFALFIVLAIVFTFLLHKTNFGRRTYAIGNNPVGAWYSGINVKRHNLILFALVGLMAGLAAVLLTSRLGSTRPTIAMGWELAVVTMAVLGGVNILGGSGSMTGVIIAAFLMGLVTFGLSLLNVPGIVMSIIIGAMLIVVISLPILTRRMMQRRRI from the coding sequence ATGAGTAAAGTGATGACGTCTGAAGCGATCGAACGCGCCCCCGACACGCGCGCGGTCTGGCAACGCCTGTTGTGCTGGGAAGGTTTTCTGTTCGCCGTCACCCTGGCGGTGTTTATCGTCAACGCGCTGGCCTCGCCGTACTTCCTCAACATCTGGAATCTCTCCGACGCAACGTTCAACTTCACCGAAAAAGCGATCATCGTGCTGCCAATGGCGATGCTGATTATCGCCCGGGAAATTGATCTCTCGGTGGCGTCAACCCTGGCGCTCAGTTCGACGGCCATGGGGTTCTGCGCGGCAGCGGGAATGGATACGCCCCTGCTGGTCTGCGTCGGGCTGGGAACCGGACTCTTATGCGGGCTGCTGAACGGCATCCTGGTGACGCGGTTTAACCTCTCATCCATCGTGATCACCATCGGCACCATGAGTTTGTATCGCGGCATAACCTACATTTTACTCGGCGATCAGGCGCTGAATGCTTACCCGGAAAGCTTTGCGTGGTTTGGTCAGGGCTACGTCTGGGGCGCGCTGTCGTTCGAGTTTGCGCTGTTTATCGTGCTGGCGATAGTGTTCACCTTCCTGCTGCACAAAACGAACTTTGGTCGCCGCACCTATGCCATCGGCAATAACCCGGTGGGCGCGTGGTACTCCGGCATTAACGTGAAACGTCACAACCTGATTTTATTCGCTCTGGTCGGACTCATGGCGGGACTGGCCGCCGTGTTGCTCACCTCCAGACTCGGCAGTACGCGTCCCACCATCGCGATGGGCTGGGAGCTGGCCGTGGTGACAATGGCGGTGCTGGGTGGCGTCAATATTCTCGGCGGCTCCGGCAGCATGACCGGCGTCATCATCGCAGCGTTCCTGATGGGGCTGGTGACCTTCGGCCTGAGCCTGCTCAACGTGCCGGGCATCGTGATGTCGATCATTATCGGCGCGATGCTGATCGTGGTGATCTCGCTGCCAATTCTTACCCGCCGAATGATGCAACGACGACGAATCTGA
- a CDS encoding class II fructose-bisphosphate aldolase, with product MSLYNFNEILKIGQERNFKAIGSFNLHCIEMLPAFFKAAQKTNSPLMIQISTGTAEYLGYRLLVDAVRSLAESENVPTCLHLDHCSDISAIETAMNAGFSSVMYDGSHLELEENIGNTRIVVEMARPRNITVEGELGAIGGSEDGKAVAAEDICFTTVEDAKRFVDETRVDMLAVSVGTVHGLYTGKAQIQHQRLQEISAATGVPLVLHGGTGVSDDDMRLAVTEGINKVNVGTEMNVQWVDQCKNTFEKGKVNDSVRKFLIPANNAVTQVLMEKIALFK from the coding sequence ATGAGTCTGTATAACTTCAACGAGATCCTAAAAATCGGCCAGGAAAGAAATTTCAAAGCGATTGGATCCTTTAACCTGCACTGTATTGAAATGCTGCCTGCGTTTTTTAAAGCGGCGCAAAAAACGAATAGCCCGTTAATGATTCAGATTTCAACCGGGACGGCAGAATATCTGGGTTATCGCCTGCTGGTTGATGCGGTGCGTTCGCTGGCGGAGAGCGAGAATGTCCCGACCTGTCTGCATCTGGATCACTGCTCTGATATCAGCGCCATTGAGACGGCGATGAATGCCGGATTCTCCTCAGTCATGTATGACGGCTCGCACCTGGAACTGGAAGAGAATATCGGTAATACCCGCATCGTGGTGGAGATGGCGAGACCGCGCAATATTACGGTGGAAGGCGAGCTCGGGGCTATTGGTGGCTCAGAGGATGGTAAAGCGGTGGCGGCAGAAGATATCTGCTTTACGACGGTAGAAGATGCCAAACGCTTTGTCGATGAAACGCGGGTCGACATGCTGGCGGTGTCGGTGGGCACAGTGCACGGCCTGTATACCGGCAAGGCGCAGATTCAACATCAGCGGCTACAAGAGATCAGCGCTGCGACCGGTGTTCCACTGGTGTTACACGGTGGGACGGGGGTGAGTGACGACGATATGCGCCTGGCCGTCACCGAAGGGATTAATAAAGTGAATGTCGGCACGGAAATGAACGTACAGTGGGTTGATCAGTGTAAAAACACCTTTGAGAAAGGCAAGGTGAATGACAGCGTCCGTAAGTTTTTAATTCCGGCAAATAATGCAGTGACCCAGGTATTAATGGAAAAGATCGCGTTATTTAAATAA
- a CDS encoding AAA family ATPase: MKRHLAPDCKTVILINGIPASGKSTITRQLSETFSLPLLTIDGIKEPFMARFTDIDRPFNRQLGCAAYEVIWSIIGHSPANVVWLVDAWFGFQPRETLQQLLQQAGVEKVLEVWNRITPELAVTRYATRLQDRKPGHPGEEYLPELAQLAERAEPMRLGPVFTVDQQQTLDVESVIAWIETQISKA, from the coding sequence ATGAAACGACACCTCGCGCCGGACTGTAAAACAGTCATCCTGATTAACGGGATCCCCGCTTCAGGTAAAAGTACGATTACTCGTCAGCTCTCCGAGACGTTCAGTTTGCCACTGCTGACGATTGATGGGATCAAAGAGCCGTTTATGGCGCGCTTTACGGATATCGACCGGCCTTTCAACCGGCAGTTGGGCTGTGCGGCCTATGAGGTGATCTGGTCGATTATCGGCCACTCTCCGGCGAATGTTGTCTGGCTGGTTGATGCCTGGTTTGGCTTTCAGCCTCGCGAGACGTTGCAACAGCTATTGCAGCAGGCGGGTGTTGAGAAGGTGTTGGAGGTGTGGAACCGCATCACGCCTGAGCTGGCGGTGACGCGCTATGCCACCCGCTTACAGGATCGCAAGCCGGGTCATCCTGGCGAGGAGTATCTACCCGAGCTGGCGCAACTAGCAGAACGCGCCGAGCCAATGCGGCTCGGACCGGTATTTACAGTAGATCAACAGCAAACGCTGGATGTTGAATCCGTTATCGCCTGGATTGAAACACAGATAAGCAAAGCGTAA
- a CDS encoding AzlC family ABC transporter permease gives MAHFFSCLKADTIKAIFLVCLAVGVVGMSYGSLAMAYGFPVWVPFVLSICVLAGASEFMFIGIVASGGNPLAAAAAGLLVNARHVPFGVTVRDLVGTRAASFFGCHIMNDESVVFGLSQKTPEQRKAAYWLCGLGVAILWPLGTLLGTVVGQLLPAPETIGLDAVFPAILLALVVPAFKNRTTLIRGLSGAAVSLAAVPFAPVGLPVLLSLLGLLTRKK, from the coding sequence ATGGCGCACTTCTTCTCCTGTCTGAAGGCAGATACGATAAAAGCAATCTTTCTGGTCTGCCTGGCGGTAGGCGTAGTAGGGATGTCCTACGGTTCACTGGCGATGGCTTACGGCTTCCCGGTGTGGGTGCCGTTTGTACTCTCTATTTGTGTACTGGCAGGGGCGTCCGAATTTATGTTTATCGGCATTGTCGCCAGCGGCGGGAATCCGTTAGCCGCTGCCGCAGCCGGTTTACTGGTTAACGCCCGCCATGTTCCGTTTGGCGTGACGGTACGCGACCTGGTCGGCACCCGCGCGGCGAGTTTTTTCGGCTGCCATATTATGAACGATGAAAGCGTCGTGTTCGGCCTGTCGCAGAAAACCCCGGAGCAGCGCAAAGCCGCCTATTGGCTATGCGGCCTCGGCGTTGCCATTCTGTGGCCGCTGGGGACCCTGCTGGGCACCGTGGTGGGTCAACTGCTGCCAGCCCCCGAAACCATCGGGCTGGACGCCGTGTTCCCGGCTATCCTGCTGGCTCTCGTCGTCCCGGCGTTTAAAAACCGTACCACCCTGATTCGGGGCCTGAGCGGAGCCGCCGTGTCGCTCGCCGCCGTTCCTTTTGCGCCGGTCGGACTGCCGGTGCTGCTCTCCCTGCTGGGCTTACTGACGAGGAAAAAATAA
- a CDS encoding YiiG family protein, with protein sequence MKRNLLSTAIGCALLLTGVVGCDDNKKVESTPPPSTSAATPAPEKPTTSSDVSKNEEKSMDSEHVINEKMRVYIECYNDIDETIYRTIQSYAIWLADFKKGPTGKEAYVYGIAKITNNLEKCRADMSEVAALKPELEPIDKAALPYINSAIDMVKIINTMNQYYEQQDYKDDAFVKAKALHTEFMQAFSTFKPTSDAYSAAIHEINDRRQEQRLQKIEAQEGKSLNYYSLSIMLISKKINQALQSDRFDADVAMKQVQDLSQQIEQLKATLGDSKNGSQDQASTFIDAAEKYLLDAKKRVRRIRDKTPLTMEEEMLMDGSPQMVEGSFEKMMDSYNQMVTWFNAMNR encoded by the coding sequence ATGAAAAGAAATTTATTGTCTACAGCAATAGGTTGCGCGTTATTATTAACAGGGGTTGTCGGCTGCGATGATAATAAAAAAGTGGAAAGCACACCACCACCATCAACGTCTGCCGCAACTCCGGCTCCGGAAAAACCTACAACCTCTTCAGATGTCAGCAAAAATGAAGAAAAGAGCATGGATTCAGAGCATGTCATTAACGAAAAAATGCGTGTTTACATTGAGTGCTATAATGATATTGATGAAACTATTTATCGTACTATTCAATCATATGCTATATGGCTGGCCGATTTTAAAAAGGGCCCCACAGGTAAGGAAGCCTATGTCTACGGCATAGCTAAGATTACGAATAATTTAGAAAAGTGCCGCGCCGATATGTCTGAGGTTGCGGCATTAAAGCCAGAACTGGAGCCTATTGATAAAGCAGCTTTACCCTATATCAATTCAGCAATTGATATGGTGAAAATAATAAATACAATGAATCAATATTATGAGCAACAAGATTACAAAGATGATGCTTTCGTAAAAGCCAAAGCGTTGCATACGGAGTTTATGCAGGCATTTTCGACCTTCAAACCGACATCTGACGCATACTCCGCAGCGATTCATGAAATCAATGACCGACGTCAGGAACAACGGCTTCAAAAGATTGAGGCGCAGGAAGGGAAGTCTCTTAACTACTATTCGCTGTCGATCATGCTGATCAGCAAAAAGATTAATCAAGCACTGCAGTCCGATCGGTTTGATGCGGATGTGGCGATGAAACAGGTGCAGGATTTGAGTCAGCAAATCGAGCAGTTGAAAGCGACGCTGGGTGACAGCAAAAACGGCTCCCAGGATCAGGCCTCAACCTTTATCGATGCTGCGGAAAAGTATCTTCTGGATGCGAAAAAACGTGTCCGCCGCATCCGCGACAAAACGCCTTTGACGATGGAGGAGGAAATGTTGATGGACGGTTCCCCACAAATGGTGGAAGGTTCTTTTGAGAAAATGATGGACAGTTACAACCAGATGGTAACGTGGTTTAACGCGATGAACCGTTAA
- a CDS encoding sugar ABC transporter ATP-binding protein gives MSTPLLQLHGITKIFPGVRALENVQLDLWPGKVTALVGENGAGKSTLVKVMTGIYQPEEGEILYKAIPIQLPTPEAAHKIGITAIHQETVLFDELSVTENIFVGQYLYTGLFKKLDWPEMHRRAQAILTRLEVQIDPRATLKTLSIAQRHMVAIARALSFEAQVVILDEPTAALSQHEILEFYQIVERLKQEGKAILFISHKFDEIFELADHYTILRDGVFVSSGDIHEISEERMVAMMVGRAITQTFPKVACEKGETVLEVKDLCHPTEFAHIDFTLRKGEILGFYGLVGAGRTELMQALSGVSRPSHGEIRLNGRAIHFHQPADAIRAGIVCVPEERQKQGAIIEMSIAENISLPQLSKLNPRGVLNAAREWQLADSYAKRLQVKAFSWRQAVETLSGGNQQKVVIGKWLATHPEVIILDEPTKGIDIGSKAAVHQFMSELVAQGLAVIMVSSELPEVMGMADRIIVMHEGLMVAQYRAGEATAEAIVSAASGIGKEAA, from the coding sequence ATGTCCACCCCTTTACTACAACTTCACGGGATCACCAAGATATTCCCCGGCGTGCGCGCCCTTGAGAACGTTCAGCTCGATCTCTGGCCAGGCAAAGTGACCGCGCTGGTGGGCGAAAACGGCGCAGGGAAATCCACGCTGGTCAAAGTCATGACCGGCATCTATCAGCCTGAAGAGGGGGAAATCCTCTACAAGGCCATTCCCATTCAGCTCCCGACGCCGGAAGCGGCGCATAAAATCGGTATCACCGCGATTCATCAGGAAACGGTGTTGTTCGATGAGCTGTCGGTGACCGAGAATATTTTTGTCGGCCAGTACCTGTACACCGGCCTTTTCAAAAAGCTCGACTGGCCAGAAATGCACCGTCGGGCGCAGGCGATCCTCACCCGACTGGAAGTGCAGATCGATCCACGCGCCACGCTGAAAACCCTGAGCATCGCCCAGCGCCATATGGTGGCCATTGCCCGCGCGCTCTCCTTTGAGGCCCAGGTGGTGATTCTCGATGAACCGACCGCCGCACTGTCGCAACACGAAATTCTGGAGTTCTATCAAATCGTTGAGCGCCTGAAGCAGGAAGGCAAAGCGATTCTGTTTATCTCCCACAAGTTCGATGAAATCTTTGAGCTGGCGGACCACTACACCATTCTGCGCGACGGCGTATTCGTCAGTTCCGGCGACATCCATGAGATTAGCGAAGAGCGGATGGTCGCCATGATGGTAGGACGCGCTATTACCCAGACCTTCCCGAAAGTGGCCTGCGAGAAAGGTGAGACGGTGCTGGAGGTGAAAGATCTCTGCCATCCCACTGAATTTGCCCACATTGATTTCACCCTGAGAAAAGGGGAGATCCTCGGCTTCTACGGGCTGGTGGGGGCGGGACGGACCGAGTTGATGCAGGCGCTGTCCGGCGTATCCCGGCCTTCTCACGGTGAAATCCGTCTCAACGGACGGGCCATTCATTTTCATCAGCCCGCCGATGCGATTCGTGCCGGTATTGTCTGCGTGCCGGAAGAGCGGCAAAAACAGGGGGCCATCATTGAAATGAGTATCGCCGAGAACATCAGTCTGCCGCAGTTGAGTAAGCTGAATCCGCGCGGCGTGCTCAATGCGGCACGAGAGTGGCAACTGGCGGACAGCTATGCTAAACGCCTGCAGGTCAAAGCGTTTAGCTGGCGTCAGGCGGTCGAGACGCTTTCTGGCGGCAATCAGCAAAAGGTGGTGATCGGTAAATGGCTCGCCACCCACCCTGAAGTGATTATTCTCGACGAGCCGACTAAAGGCATCGATATCGGCTCAAAAGCGGCGGTACACCAGTTTATGTCCGAACTGGTGGCGCAAGGGCTGGCGGTGATCATGGTCTCCTCTGAGCTCCCGGAAGTGATGGGCATGGCGGACAGAATTATCGTCATGCACGAAGGGCTGATGGTCGCGCAATACCGCGCCGGAGAAGCCACGGCGGAGGCCATTGTCAGCGCCGCCAGCGGCATCGGTAAGGAGGCAGCATAA